Within the Miscanthus floridulus cultivar M001 chromosome 2, ASM1932011v1, whole genome shotgun sequence genome, the region TCCCCTGCAGGGCGCTGTACGTTCCGTCATCTGCAGTGCAGCAGATCGATCGCCGTGAGCCGTCGTGCGTGACTCGTGAGTTGTAATGCATGGTGTCTTCTTGCTTGCGGCTTGCAGGTGGTGTCCGTGACCTTCATCAGAGGCGGCGAGGCTTTCAACGTCATTCCGGAGTCTGTGACCCTGGGTGGCACCTGCCGGAGCATGACAACCGAAGGCCTGTCCTACCTCATGAAGAGAATCCGAGAGGTAACAAACCAAGGCAAACAGGCTGCTCATAGATTCCGTAGGATTTTGGAATGAAACGAGTCAATGTATGTTGGCAATGGCAGGTGGTAGAAGGTCAGGCCGCCGTGGGGTGGTGCACGGCGGCCGTCGACTTTATGGAGGAGAAGATGAGGCCATACCCAGCCACCGTCAACGACGAGCTGGTGTACGGCCACGCCAAGGCGGTGGCCAAGAGCATGATCGGGGAGGCCAACGTGAGGCTAGCTGTGCCCCCAGTTCATGGCGGCCGAGGACTTCGGCTTCTACTCGCAGCGGATCCCGGCGGCCTTCTTCAGCGTCGGCGTCCGCAACGCCGAGACGGGGAAGATCCACCACGTGCACTCGCCGCACCTCGACATCGACGAGGCCGCACTCCCCATCGGAGCCGCGCTCCACACCGCCGTGGCGATCGAGTACCTGAACAAACAGGCGTCTGCGCAAGGCCAAGCTGCAGCTAGCTGTTTACAGCCACCCCTCGCCTGACGCCTGTGcgagtgttcggctggctggaaaaTAAgttaaaatactgttccggctgaattgctgtgaaagaaaaatactattctgactgaaaGACATACTGTATCTTTTTGTACGTATACTCGGCAGACCATTCTATGCATCACAAGTTCACGAGAGCATGCATAGTCGAATAAGAATGCATACCGTTCTGTCATTCTGTCcatcacaggggcactcggccgACCATCTATAAagatctctaactcaaatatcaTGCGAAGAGATTGGAGGTTATATTTGTCACTTTTTAAAAAAAGATGTAGAGGCCTTAGGATGAACAATCGCACGCGGTGGCTAGACAGCTACCGGGATTTTCGGCTTAAGGCAGAGACCTCTCACGTAGGTTGAGAAACCCCCAAACCCCATATCTCGCCTGTACACAGGGGCTCGTAACCCTGTGAGTGGGCCGGTACCTGCAAACCTGTGCTTTGGGACGCGGGGCAGGCGAGGAAATTTTTTCACCTCCGATGTTGCAAATTTGCTCGCGTGGAAGATCAAACTCAGACAGTGAGCGTACCAACAGAAGTGTTTGACCAGCCGGTCTACCATCCTTTGGCTGAACAACCATATATATAGTACTAGAATTCTATAATCTACGCGTACACTGAGCTGGCCGTAGttgttgagagaaaaaaaaaagaaaaagaaataaaagaaaaggaagtCTACTTTGTAATAATTTTTTTGAGATCTACTATGTGCTACAGAACGGAACGGTAAGGAGTGGATGAAGTTCGAGTCATGTTGGTTAGGCCACGTGCCCAACTTAAATGGGCCAGATCAGGGCCTAGTCTGTGGCCCAGTTGCAAACTGTCTATGCTTCCTCCTGCTGGAGGGAGAGCTGTGCGCCGAACAGCCGCGTGAAGTTTGGCGGGAATTTCCGTCCGCAGCGTGCCGAACAGCCAGCGGACGTAATCACGGCCCACACAAGAGCAGGAACGACCAGGCCCACGACGAGAGCAGTTGGGTGGGttgtctttctttcttttttgttttcttttctttttctttctgttttctgaggtattttatatttttcattttctactatcttttatattttgtttatttcttttataatttgaaatggagaaaGTATATTATactaattattttattttattttattttttctttttgtgcTTCATTTACTTTatatttttatttcctttttgttttatgtgtttttgttattttttatttttcttttatttcttttttcctttcctttccttttattattattttttctttccatatctttctttttgtttttttattcatgttattttttctttttacttattttattttttcttttactataattaattattttgtttgttttattttatttatatttattattttttctttctttttctatattttaGTATAGTGTGTTGTCCTGTGATGTATTTTATGATGCTGACGTAATATACATGCGATGTTCTCTGATGTGTTTTATGATGTTCTTTGTGTtatattttatgatgttcacaTAGTATATATGAGATATTCTACATGTATTTTTCTGATGTTCACATGGTATTCATTTAATGTTCTATGTAGTATTTTTATGATGTTCACATGGCATACATGCGATGTTCTACGATATATTTTTGGATGTGCACATAGTATAAGTTTAATGTTCCATGATTATCTTATGAGATGGTGTGTGATATATTTTTCTAGTTTGATATGATTTAATAGCAAAAATATTTCATATTTATCACAAACACTAATGTGCTTTAATGGTAGGAGAATGATATCTTAGACCATGGGTCTTGGGTTCAATTCAAGGTAAGCGCACTATTTTtgatttgtgatttgtgaatgTTTCTTATTTTCTTTAGCCGGGGAAAGAAGCACACGAGAAAAAATTACGAGCATGAAAATTAATTAAATTAATTGTCGAGAATTAAATACAACTGGTGGGACAGGAAAGCTGCGAGGGCCAAAATTAATTAACTGGTGGGACGGGAAAGCTGCGAGGGCCAAAATTAATTAACTGGTGGGACAGGAAAGCTACGAGGACCAAAATTAATTAACTAGTGGGACAGGAAAGCTGTGAGGGACAAAATTAATTGTCGGACCGTCCGAATGGGCAGTAAGCTAGCACGCCCCGACAATCCAGCGCACTACTCCGGACCTATGCCAAAAGGGTCGATTTAAGAAGATTATCACTACTTGGGACCTATGCCAAAGGGGTCTTAGATATAAGAAGAAGATTATCACTACTCTGGACCTATGCCAAAGGGGTCTTAGATTTAAGAAGATTATCAGCCTGCTTGCTTGTTGGTTTTAGTTATGACTTATcagtcagtcaacagtgtttttctctcataacaaaccagtatcagtcgggcttatcagttcagaaaccaaccagcgaccAGGCCTAAGTAGGAATCCAAATAATTCATAAACAATGGCATGCCTAAAAAGAAGAAATATGGGACCCAGATGTCACATATGGTACATTTGAATCAAAAACACCTACGAAACCGTTGTGGACTATTTCAGCATAGGTGACAGGTGGTAATTTGTCAGGTTTTGATTGAAAGTTAAGAATCGGGTTTTATCTACTTCAACGATGTTTTTAAATTCAAGGTTAAATTTAAGGGGTAAATCGAATTTTATCCTTTTATTTTTATGTAGCACAAATTCACCAGGACAACAGACATCAACATCATCACGATTCACGACGACGAAACGACAGATACTTTGCCAAGCGCACCCGCCGTCCACCTGCCGACGACCTCCTCCAACGTCCGGCGCGACGATCCATCCCGCGCCCACGCCAGGTCCGCCGCTTGCTGCAGGTCCCCCGTCCGGCGCCGCACGGCGCGCCCATCCTCCCCCTCCATCAGCTCTCTCACCGCCGCCGCGATCTGCTCGCGCCCAACCAGCCCGTCGTCCGTGAGGACGCGCAGCCGCAGTGCCACGCCCAAGTTCTCCGACAGGACCACGGCGTTCATCCGCTGCTCCGCGTACAGCGGCCACGCCACCATCGGCACGCCGGACGAGACGCTCTCCAGCGTCGAGTTCCACCCGCAGTGGGACACGAAGGCGGCCGTCGCCGGGTGGGACAGCACGCGCACCTGCGGCGCCCACGACGCCACGGCGAGGCCACGCCCCCGGGTCCTCTCCAAGAACCCCTCTGGAAGCCAAGCCAAGGGATCGTTCTCGTCGCCACCGCCACGGGATTTCCGACCCATGTCGTCGGAGTGCTCGCCGTCCAGGCTTGGCATGCGCACGATCCAGAGGAACCTGTGCCCGCTGTCCTCCAGCCCGGCGGCGAGCTCCGCCGTCTGCTCCACGGACAGCGTGCCGGCGCTCCCGAAGGAAACGTACACCACGGATCCCGTCGGCTGCCGATCCAGCCACTCTATGCACGGCGACGACACGCCGCCTTCGTCGGAGCTTGACCTGACGAACGGGCCCACCGGGTAAGCCGGCGGGAACCTGCCTTGCTGTGCCGCCTTCTTAAACTCCTCCACGGTCGCCGGATCCATCTCGTAGAAAGTGTTGACCAAGAAGCCGGCAGCGGTTCGGTACCGGCGGCCCACTTGGATGAGTTGCGCGTAGGCCGGTTCCTTGCTGTATCGGAGCCcactcggcacgtcctcgcggcGTAGCGACACGCCCCCGGGAAGCGGGAGAGGGTCCGGGAGGTCGTGAtactcgccggcgccggcgccatcgTTGAGCTCCACGGCGCTTCGCATGACGGAGAGCACGCTGAGGTTGCTGGGGAAGAAGATGTACCCCGGGACGCCGAGCTCGGAGGCGAGGGGCAACGCCGCGGTGGCGAATAAGTCAGGCACCAGCGCGGCCAGCGGGGCGGCGGTGTTGCCAACGTCGTGGAGCAGAGCGCGAAGGTGCGGGATGGAGCGGCCGATCACCTCGAGGAGCACGGTCTCGATGCAGGCATCGGCGGGGAGGTCGTCGAGCGGGACTGCAGGGAGTGTGGCGGTGGAAACGTTCGCCGCGCGGAGGGAGGAAAGGACGGCGGCGGAGTGCGCGTCAGGGTCCCCGGAGAGGTCGGCGAAGGTGACGAGCGTGGCCGCGAGGGCGTGGTGTGCCACGAGGCGCCGCGCCAGCTCGGCCATCGGCATGAGGTGGCCTGCGCCGGGGCTAGCCACAAGCACGACGTGGGGCCGGTCGAGGTGTGGCCCGGCGGCGGCTGCGCTGGTGGTTACCGACGCCATGGATGGACCCAGTCTTGGGCACCAGGCCGGCTGCTACAGCGCCGTGATGCAAGCTGAAGCACGACTGCACGAGACCCGTTGTTGCTGCTTGTATCTGAGAGGATGGGAGTCTGTTCACTGCAGTGCACACAGCAGGGCCCGTTTGACTATGCAGCTTCAGTCAAGgcttttttttttctatggagCAGATTCATCTTAGAGCTAAAATAGTTTTTAGGATCGTTTAGCAAAAACAGCTTCTCTTACATGTCAAAAGAGTGAAATGTCAATAatacattttttttctttctttttcctccCCAACCTTCAGCAtcttcgtttggctgtggcttatcgtaaacgatcgtaaattttcagccggaacagtatttttctctcacacaaaccagccagccgtacttcttcacgaaccaacaacgatataacgatatgaaccagccaaccgctTATCCGCTCACCCTCCCCACCGCACGACATCTTCTCTTTCTTCCCTTCCCCAACCGCTCGGCATCACATGCCCAGCTGCCCTCCGCGTCCTCCGCCCTCCGCcacgcgccgccaccgccgagccTCACTAGGATGCCCCACCGACGCGTGCCCCCACGCCCTTGCCGGGACCGGCTCCGCCCCGGCGCAGCCATGCCGCCTCCGGCCCGGTGCCTGTCTTCTCCGCGCACACCTCCACCTCGCCGTCTTCTCCGCGCCCATCTCCACCTCGCCGTCTCGTCCGCGCGGCCTCGCCCACCCGAGTCGGGGCAAAAAAGTCCGGTCCCACGCGTTGTCAGAGGGAGCCGATGGGAGCTTGATTTTTTGGGTTCAATCGACGGCACTGGCATGTGAGAGCGCAAAATCCAGGGATCCTTCATCGGAGCTGTTCACTTTCTACCCGTTTGGTTGATGGAGCAGCAAAACAGCTCCAGGAGCTGCCCTGGAAGCCATACCAAACCGCCCCTATATATAGGATTGGATGGTGCCGTTGATTACGTAAGATTTCGACGGAAAAGATCGAAACTGTGTCAAGCAAGCTCTATTTAATTTTGAGGGTACCCACATTGCTCCATTTTTTACTCTTTGATTTGATGATGAAAACGCGAGGAGACGGTATTGGATATTTGGATTTGATCATTTGTGATGGCTAGAGAAGCGGAAGAAAAAGAGGCGGTGGTGGTCGAACGAACCAAGGAAAGCGACCA harbors:
- the LOC136537567 gene encoding hydroquinone glucosyltransferase-like produces the protein MASVTTSAAAAGPHLDRPHVVLVASPGAGHLMPMAELARRLVAHHALAATLVTFADLSGDPDAHSAAVLSSLRAANVSTATLPAVPLDDLPADACIETVLLEVIGRSIPHLRALLHDVGNTAAPLAALVPDLFATAALPLASELGVPGYIFFPSNLSVLSVMRSAVELNDGAGAGEYHDLPDPLPLPGGVSLRREDVPSGLRYSKEPAYAQLIQVGRRYRTAAGFLVNTFYEMDPATVEEFKKAAQQGRFPPAYPVGPFVRSSSDEGGVSSPCIEWLDRQPTGSVVYVSFGSAGTLSVEQTAELAAGLEDSGHRFLWIVRMPSLDGEHSDDMGRKSRGGGDENDPLAWLPEGFLERTRGRGLAVASWAPQVRVLSHPATAAFVSHCGWNSTLESVSSGVPMVAWPLYAEQRMNAVVLSENLGVALRLRVLTDDGLVGREQIAAAVRELMEGEDGRAVRRRTGDLQQAADLAWARDGSSRRTLEEVVGRWTAGALGKVSVVSSS